A single Paenibacillus sp. FSL R5-0517 DNA region contains:
- a CDS encoding ArsR family transcriptional regulator, whose product MIRANTDAEWLPLYEALASEVRLQIIRLVAKTPMNVKDLAASLGLSSAIVTMHVRKLQDVGIIQSKMIRKDGGTHKMNSLAVDWIGISMPQESGTARKLHEVSVPVGHYTHFDVYPTCGLATSTQVIGQYDDPRYFLDPERMHAHILWFGRGFVEYKIPNYILSGQQINAIELSLEIGSEAPSVNPNWPSDITFMLNGIRLGEWTSPGDSGNGRGMFTPEWWSDSVNQYGMLKVLRITNEGTFIDGQHLSAITLSDIPVERNQWTLRLSVEEDAQHVGGLTLYGEGFGNYNQDILFRLYYQD is encoded by the coding sequence GTGATCCGAGCAAATACCGATGCCGAATGGCTACCCCTATATGAAGCACTTGCCAGTGAAGTACGTTTACAGATTATCCGCCTTGTTGCCAAGACACCCATGAATGTGAAAGACCTCGCTGCTTCATTGGGTCTGAGTAGTGCCATCGTGACCATGCATGTCCGCAAACTTCAGGATGTGGGCATTATTCAGTCCAAAATGATACGCAAAGACGGTGGCACGCATAAAATGAACAGCCTTGCTGTAGACTGGATTGGCATCTCCATGCCGCAGGAAAGCGGCACAGCCCGCAAGCTGCACGAGGTTTCTGTACCTGTGGGACACTACACCCACTTTGACGTCTATCCGACATGCGGGCTGGCAACGTCCACTCAGGTGATTGGCCAGTACGATGACCCTCGCTATTTCCTCGACCCCGAGCGAATGCATGCCCATATTCTGTGGTTTGGCCGTGGATTTGTGGAATACAAAATTCCAAACTATATTTTATCCGGACAGCAGATCAACGCCATTGAACTGTCCCTGGAGATCGGATCAGAAGCCCCATCCGTTAATCCCAATTGGCCCTCGGATATTACTTTTATGCTCAATGGCATCCGATTGGGTGAATGGACAAGCCCTGGAGATTCAGGCAACGGACGCGGCATGTTCACCCCGGAATGGTGGAGCGACAGTGTCAATCAATATGGCATGCTCAAGGTACTGCGAATCACCAATGAGGGTACATTTATTGATGGACAACACCTATCCGCAATTACACTTTCAGATATCCCTGTTGAACGCAACCAGTGGACCCTTCGTCTATCTGTAGAGGAAGATGCCCAGCATGTAGGCGGACTCACATTGTATGGTGAGGGATTTGGCAACTACAATCAGGACATCCTGTTCCGCCTGTACTATCAGGATTGA
- a CDS encoding SH3 domain-containing C40 family peptidase: protein MNWKKTIITASVTASMLMGSLTTGALTAQVSAAAVENSQVKVIWGVNLRTTPSSSAKVVRLIAKGETVTVLQQSGSDWYKIKDSANRTGYISSSSKYTQAVSGGTSGSGSNSATSETGNASVEKVIAAGMKYWGTPYEFGASRNSTATFDCSSFIRQAFIDALGIKLPADSRKQGAYVKAKGAVQTNWKNLKRGDLMYFMSYKGSSASSYSGVNKSSATITHTGIYLGDGKVLHTYSNAGGGVTISDISGKHWEYRFLFGGSAL from the coding sequence ATGAATTGGAAGAAAACAATTATTACAGCAAGTGTCACAGCATCGATGCTGATGGGAAGTCTGACGACAGGAGCACTAACGGCACAGGTATCGGCAGCTGCTGTTGAGAATTCACAAGTAAAAGTAATTTGGGGCGTAAACCTACGCACAACACCTTCTTCTTCTGCGAAAGTTGTTCGCTTGATCGCTAAAGGGGAGACGGTAACAGTGCTTCAGCAATCCGGTTCGGATTGGTATAAGATTAAGGATTCTGCGAATCGGACAGGCTACATATCTTCTTCATCCAAATACACACAAGCTGTAAGTGGCGGTACAAGCGGGTCAGGTTCAAATAGTGCCACATCGGAAACCGGCAATGCGTCTGTGGAGAAAGTTATTGCGGCGGGAATGAAATATTGGGGTACACCGTATGAATTCGGAGCGAGTCGTAACAGCACAGCTACGTTTGACTGTTCCAGCTTTATACGTCAGGCTTTTATCGATGCACTTGGCATCAAGCTTCCAGCTGATTCTCGTAAACAGGGAGCATATGTGAAAGCTAAGGGTGCTGTTCAGACCAACTGGAAAAACCTGAAGCGCGGGGATCTGATGTATTTCATGTCGTATAAAGGCAGTTCTGCATCATCGTATTCGGGCGTGAATAAATCCAGCGCAACCATTACGCACACAGGGATCTACCTGGGCGACGGCAAGGTATTACATACGTATTCCAACGCCGGCGGTGGTGTAACGATTAGTGATATCTCTGGCAAACATTGGGAGTACCGCTTCCTGTTTGGTGGCAGTGCGCTGTAG